One genomic window of Nicotiana sylvestris chromosome 10, ASM39365v2, whole genome shotgun sequence includes the following:
- the LOC138879246 gene encoding uncharacterized mitochondrial protein AtMg00240-like, with translation MKDLCELRYFFRIEVMRSDKGILLNQREYVLELISKVGLSGYKPVSTPMEQNHKLTTVDYDKHVGNTRDAPLEDVCGYQKLIGKLLYLTIARPDICFAIQVLSQFMQSPEESHIEATLRVVRYIKGSPGLGIHLSIGQTNTLTDYCDLDRAACPNTRRSVTSYVVKLGNSLYLGSQRSSRQ, from the coding sequence ATGAAGGACCTATGTGAGCTCAGGTACTTCTTCAGGATTGAAGTGATGAGATCAGATAAAGGCATTCTTCTAAACCAAAGAGAGTATGTGTTGGAGCTGATTTCAAAAGTAGGATTGAGTGGTTATAAGCCAGTCTCAACACCTATGGAGCAAAATCACAAACTTACTACTGTTGACTATGACAAGCATGTTGGTAATACTAGAGATGCTCCACTGGAAGATGTATGTGGTTATCAAAAACTGATTGGTAAATTGCTATATCTGACAATTGCAAGGCCTGATATATGTTTTGCAATCCAAGTATTGAGCCAGTTTATGCAATCTCCTGAGGAGTCCCATATAGAAGCAACATTAAGGGTGGTTAGATACATTAAAGGAAGCCCTGGACTAGGAATCCATTTGAGCATTGGACAAACCAATACTCTAACAGATTACTGTGATTTAGACAGGGCAGCATGCCCAAATACAAGAAGGTCTGTCACGAGCTATGTGGTTAAACTGGGAAACTCATTGTATCTTGGAAGTCAAAGAAGTAGCAGACAGTGA
- the LOC138879247 gene encoding uncharacterized protein, translating to MDNSDEIELVSDNPQGQSVEQESEEIRKLRQQLSDVYHAWVSGRPPPQGPSGGTYTILQATQPPLHATSDPILPPGYVPNYSLHAAPSTSNMRPPVAPVRNTPLVVSGAPVYTILLPPPVMRPNNEPPSHAYEGQYYSPNMAFGVSTPYNQTPRYESPVENEMPATTIEPVESVSFSDLCMFPHIHLPRGFKTLKFEKYDGHGDPITHLKRYCNQLRGAGGKEELLMSYFGESLVGVASEWFIDQDISHWHVWDDMAQAFVKQFQYNIDIAPDCNSLSNMKKKLTESFREYAIKWREQAARVKPPMDNHELITLFLEAQEPDYLQNMMSTMGRPFAKAIKIGEIVENGLKTGRIVRVPAPRGPRPQQQNFRAPYNARPRQDYGREQRPAEKFTPLAESYSNLFQKLKQMGVIGPIAPHHMHPNSYGFQANARCAYHSGAPGHSTNDCWTLKGAIERLISEKLIIVTYGEDPPNVTNNPLPEHNDVYFMGMIGRDQEYKPVDQTEMTVGAIQERTSLEVRPS from the exons ATGGATAACAGTGATGAAATCGAGTTGGTCAGTGACAATCCGCAGGGTCAGTCAGTTGAGCAAGagtctgaggagataagaaaattGAGACAACAACTGTCAGATGTATATCATGCTTGGGTTTCCGGTCGACCTCCACCCCAGGGTCCCTCAGGGGGAACTTACACCATACTCCAGGCTACTCAACCACCGCTCCATGCAACGAGCGACCCCATTCTACCACCAGGGTATGTTCCGAACTACAGCCTCCATGCTGCTCCCAGCACCTCTAATATGCGACCTCCAGTCGCACCGGTCAGGAACACCCCTCTAGTCGTGTCTGGCGCACCGGTATATACAATCCTGCTACCACCTCCTGTGATGAGGCCAAATAATGAGCCACCATCTCATGCTTATGAGGGACAATACTATTCTCCGAATATGGCTTTTGGGGTCTCGACTCCATACAATCAGACTCCTCGATACGAATCACCAGTGGAAAATGAAATGCCTGCCACGACGATTGAGCCAGTGGAAAGTGTTTCATTCagtgatctatgcatgttccctcatatCCATTTGCCacgagggttcaaaaccctaaaatttgagaaatatgatggacaCGGCGACCCTATCACCCActtgaaaaggtactgcaaccagctGAGGGGTGCAGGAGGAAAGGAAGAGCTGCTGATGTCTTACTTTGGGGAAAGCCTTGTGGGGGTAGCTTCTGAATGGTTCATTGACCAAGACATCTCTCATTGGCATGTTTGGGATGACATGGCCCAGGCCTTCGTCAAGcaattccaatacaacattgatattgcaccAGACTGCAATTCCCTAtccaatatgaagaaaaagctgacggaaagctttagggagtacgccatcaagtggagggagcaagcggccagagttaagCCGCCCATGGATAATCATGAGTTGATCACTCTCTTTTTGGAGGCTCAAGAGCCTGATTATTTACAAAACATGATGTCTACAATGGGTAGGCCTTTTGCTaaagcaatcaagataggggaAATAGTCGAAAATGGCCTAAAGACTGGCAGAATT GTACGGGTACCAGCTCCAAGGGGCCCCCGACCTCAGCAACAAAATTTTCGGGCACCCTACAATGCTCGTCCCAGGCAGGATTATGGTCGAGAGCAGAGGCCGGCAGAAAAATTCACTCCATTGGCTGAATCATACTCTAATCTATTCCAGAAGCTGAAGCAAATGGGCGTGATTGGACCCATCGCTCCCCACCACATGCATCCAAATTCATATGGATTTCAAGCAAATGCTAGATGTGCATATCATTCAGGTGCCCCGGGGCATAGCACCAATGACTGTTGGACTCTGAAAGGAGCCATAGAAAGACTCATTTCTGAAAAATTAATTATAGTAACGTATGGCGAGGACCCTCCTAATGTGACAAACAACCCGTTGCCGGAACACAACGATGTTTATTTCATGGGAATGATTGGCCGAGATCAGGAATACAAGCCGGTTGACCAAACAGAAATGACAGTAGGAGCAATTCAAGAACGAACAAGTCTGGAAGTAAGACCAAGTTGA